One genomic window of Candidatus Zixiibacteriota bacterium includes the following:
- a CDS encoding methionine synthase, translated as MLETTSVGSFPKPDYLQKARTAFAAGKLPYAQLHELELQATRETIRLQEDLGIDILVHGEMERGDMTTYFAEKLVGMGISDLVRSYGNRYYRKPIVAGELQRPQPMTVEMFKYAQSLTSRPVKGMLTGPYTMCDWSFNTHYETRREVVLAFARLLHEEVRDLEAAGAKYIQIDEPAISTRPEELEIAIEAMGIVTQGINAMTISHICYGDFKSIYPRLLDLPVDQLDLEFANSGYSNLDVFRKPKFTKRIAFGVLDIHSHRIESVDEIVAGIRKGLEVFDPELMWIDPDCGLKTRTTAESEAKLRNMVEAVEVVKAGHGLK; from the coding sequence ATGCTGGAAACGACAAGTGTGGGCAGTTTCCCCAAGCCCGATTATCTGCAGAAAGCGCGGACGGCTTTCGCCGCGGGCAAGCTGCCGTATGCGCAGTTGCACGAGCTGGAGTTGCAGGCGACGCGCGAGACGATTCGCCTGCAGGAGGATCTCGGGATCGATATCCTCGTGCACGGCGAAATGGAACGCGGCGACATGACCACCTATTTCGCCGAGAAGCTGGTCGGCATGGGCATCAGTGATCTGGTGCGCTCCTACGGCAATCGCTATTACCGCAAACCGATCGTCGCGGGCGAACTCCAGCGGCCGCAGCCGATGACCGTGGAGATGTTCAAGTACGCGCAGTCGCTCACCTCCCGGCCGGTCAAAGGGATGCTGACCGGGCCGTATACAATGTGCGATTGGTCGTTCAACACTCACTACGAGACGCGGCGGGAAGTGGTGCTGGCGTTTGCGCGGCTGCTGCACGAGGAGGTGCGCGACCTGGAGGCGGCCGGTGCCAAGTATATCCAGATCGACGAACCGGCGATCTCGACGCGGCCGGAAGAATTGGAGATCGCGATTGAAGCCATGGGAATCGTGACGCAGGGGATCAACGCGATGACAATCTCCCACATCTGCTACGGCGATTTTAAGTCGATCTACCCGCGGCTGCTCGATCTGCCGGTGGATCAACTCGATCTGGAGTTCGCCAACTCCGGCTACAGCAATCTGGACGTTTTCCGCAAACCCAAGTTCACCAAGCGTATTGCCTTCGGGGTGCTGGACATTCACAGCCACCGGATCGAGAGCGTCGACGAAATCGTGGCGGGAATCCGCAAAGGACTGGAAGTGTTCGATCCGGAATTGATGTGGATCGATCCGGACTGCGGACTGAAGACGCGGACGACGGCGGAATCGGAAGCGAAGCTGCGCAACATGGTGGAAGCGGTGGAAGTCGTCAAGGCCGGCCACGGGCTGAAGTAG